A window of Vibrio ishigakensis contains these coding sequences:
- the purT gene encoding formate-dependent phosphoribosylglycinamide formyltransferase: protein MLGTATATGATKVLLLGSGELGKEVAIECQRLGIEVIACDRYENAPAMQVAHRSYVLDMLDGEALKEIVAKEQPHYIVPEIEAIATDTLLELEAEGTTVVPNARATKLTMNREGIRRLAAEELKLVTSPYQFADSQEQFEKAVQEVGMPCVVKPIMSSSGKGQSVIRTEDDIAKAWEYSQEGGRSGEGRVIVEGFIDFDYEITQLTVRAEDGVHFCEPIGHRQEDGDYRESWQPQQMSENAKKAAEYVAEQVVNALGGYGIFGVELFVKGDTVIFNEVSPRPHDTGMVTLISQEMSEFALHVRAFTGNPIHSINQNGPAASAVILGQGTSNNLSYSGIDRAVNNPNTQIRLFGKPDIDGRRRLGVILTRGKDTQSAVDSAIEASKKVKIHY, encoded by the coding sequence ATGCTAGGTACTGCTACTGCTACTGGTGCTACTAAGGTTCTACTTCTTGGCTCTGGTGAGCTAGGTAAAGAAGTTGCTATTGAGTGTCAACGTCTAGGCATCGAAGTGATCGCCTGTGACCGCTACGAAAATGCGCCTGCTATGCAGGTTGCGCACCGCAGCTATGTTCTGGACATGCTAGATGGCGAAGCGCTAAAAGAGATCGTTGCTAAAGAGCAGCCTCACTACATAGTGCCAGAGATCGAAGCTATCGCGACCGATACCCTACTTGAGCTTGAAGCCGAGGGTACAACCGTGGTGCCAAATGCTCGCGCAACTAAGCTGACCATGAACCGTGAAGGCATTCGTCGTCTAGCCGCTGAAGAGCTTAAGCTAGTAACCTCTCCTTATCAGTTTGCGGATAGCCAAGAGCAGTTTGAAAAGGCAGTACAAGAGGTTGGCATGCCTTGCGTGGTTAAGCCAATCATGAGCTCTTCTGGTAAAGGTCAGAGCGTTATCCGCACTGAAGATGACATAGCTAAGGCTTGGGAATATTCTCAAGAAGGCGGTCGCAGTGGCGAAGGTCGCGTAATCGTTGAAGGCTTTATCGACTTTGATTATGAAATCACACAGCTTACCGTGCGCGCTGAAGATGGCGTTCATTTCTGTGAGCCGATTGGCCACCGTCAAGAAGATGGCGACTACCGTGAGTCTTGGCAGCCACAACAGATGTCAGAGAACGCTAAGAAAGCCGCGGAATACGTTGCTGAGCAGGTAGTAAACGCTCTCGGTGGCTACGGCATCTTCGGTGTTGAGCTATTTGTTAAAGGCGATACCGTTATCTTCAATGAGGTGTCCCCTCGCCCACACGATACCGGTATGGTGACGCTTATCTCTCAGGAGATGTCTGAGTTTGCTCTGCACGTGCGCGCATTCACAGGCAATCCTATCCACTCTATCAACCAAAACGGCCCTGCAGCTTCTGCGGTAATTCTTGGTCAAGGCACTTCGAACAACCTAAGCTACTCTGGTATCGATAGAGCGGTTAACAACCCAAATACTCAGATCCGTCTGTTTGGCAAACCTGACATCGATGGTCGTCGCCGTTTAGGTGTTATCTTGACTCGCGGTAAAGATACTCAATCGGCGGTTGATTCAGCGATAGAAGCAAGCAAGAAGGTTAAGATCCACTACTAA
- the pheS gene encoding phenylalanine--tRNA ligase subunit alpha, with product MQHLQEIIANATAAIESADSLVALDEVRVQFLGKKGELTQQLQSLGKLPPEERRSAGQEINKAKGAVQQAIAARKDALQKAELEAKLAAETIDVTMPGRRIENGGLHPVTRTIERIETFFGELGFSTESGPEIEDAFHNFDALNIAEDHPARTDHDTFFFNPDLMLRTHTSGVQIRTMENGKPPFRFIAPGRVYRNDYDQTHTPMFHQVEGLMIDENINFAQLKGILSEFLTAFFEEEVEVRFRPSYFPFTEPSAEVDVKRKDGKWLEVLGCGMVHPNVLRAVGIDPEQYQGFAFGMGVERLTMLRYGVTDLRAFFENDLRFLKQFK from the coding sequence ATGCAACATCTACAAGAGATTATTGCGAACGCGACTGCAGCTATCGAAAGCGCAGATTCGCTTGTTGCACTGGATGAAGTGCGCGTTCAATTTTTGGGCAAGAAAGGCGAGCTAACTCAACAGCTCCAAAGCCTTGGTAAACTGCCACCAGAAGAGCGTCGTAGCGCTGGTCAAGAGATCAACAAAGCGAAAGGCGCAGTTCAGCAAGCTATCGCAGCGCGTAAAGACGCACTGCAAAAAGCAGAGCTAGAAGCAAAACTGGCTGCTGAGACTATCGATGTAACCATGCCTGGTCGTCGTATCGAGAACGGTGGTCTACACCCAGTAACTCGTACTATCGAGCGCATCGAAACCTTCTTTGGTGAGCTTGGCTTCTCAACTGAGTCTGGTCCAGAAATCGAAGATGCATTCCACAACTTCGACGCACTAAACATCGCGGAAGACCACCCTGCGCGTACTGACCACGATACCTTCTTCTTTAACCCTGACCTGATGTTGCGTACTCACACCTCTGGTGTTCAGATCCGTACCATGGAAAACGGCAAACCACCGTTCCGCTTCATCGCTCCGGGCCGTGTATATCGTAACGACTACGACCAAACGCACACCCCAATGTTCCACCAGGTTGAAGGTTTGATGATCGATGAGAACATCAACTTTGCACAACTTAAGGGCATTCTTTCTGAGTTCCTAACTGCTTTCTTCGAAGAAGAAGTAGAGGTGCGTTTCCGTCCTTCTTACTTCCCGTTCACTGAGCCTTCAGCAGAAGTTGACGTTAAGCGTAAAGACGGTAAATGGCTTGAGGTTCTGGGCTGCGGTATGGTTCACCCGAACGTACTTCGCGCGGTAGGTATCGACCCTGAGCAATACCAAGGCTTCGCATTCGGTATGGGTGTTGAGCGCTTGACCATGCTTCGTTACGGCGTAACGGACTTGCGTGCATTCTTCGAAAACGATCTTCGTTTCCTAAAACAGTTCAAGTAA
- the sbcB gene encoding exodeoxyribonuclease I, producing the protein MQAPQPTFFFFDYETWGVSPAKDRPCQFAGVRTDADLNVIGEPLVIYCQPPADYLPSPEAALVTGITPQKALNEGLSEPEFIATIHAELSKPNTTSLGYNSVRFDDEVTRYTCYRNFLDPYEWSYKNGNSRWDLLDVMRACHALRPEGINWPENDQGFTSFKLEHLSVANGIEHSNAHDAMADVYATIELAKKVKQAQPRLFDFFYQHRGKNKLNTLVNIPEMTPLVHVSGMLSNEHLKTGLVAPIGWTPQKALICVDLTQDITPLFELSAEEIKTRLYTPRAELEDGEVPIPVKLVHLNKCPILAPLGVLTPDALERTQIDKSLCLQRQAQLKQDPEVREKLDFVFSEGREFAKNPDVDQQLYDGFFSPADKAQMRIIRDANPEALGSLDIQLGDERIKPLLFRYRARHYFHTLTDQEQRQWLGYCRDKFEQELPDYMLNLERLGEEHQADEKKMRVLKAVFQYVQQLVS; encoded by the coding sequence ATGCAGGCTCCCCAACCGACTTTTTTCTTTTTTGATTACGAAACTTGGGGAGTAAGCCCAGCCAAGGACAGACCTTGTCAGTTTGCAGGTGTGCGCACCGACGCTGATCTAAATGTCATTGGCGAGCCCTTGGTGATCTATTGCCAACCACCCGCTGACTATCTGCCAAGTCCAGAAGCGGCACTAGTCACAGGTATCACGCCACAAAAAGCACTCAATGAAGGCCTGTCTGAGCCTGAATTTATTGCGACTATCCACGCCGAGTTAAGTAAACCCAATACCACCAGCCTTGGCTATAACAGCGTACGCTTTGACGATGAAGTAACTCGTTATACCTGCTATCGTAACTTCCTAGACCCGTATGAGTGGAGCTATAAGAACGGTAACTCCCGCTGGGACCTACTCGACGTGATGCGCGCTTGTCATGCACTGCGTCCAGAGGGCATCAACTGGCCAGAGAACGACCAGGGCTTTACAAGCTTTAAGCTGGAGCACCTTTCTGTGGCAAACGGCATCGAACACAGTAATGCGCACGATGCGATGGCCGACGTTTACGCGACTATCGAATTGGCTAAAAAGGTCAAGCAAGCCCAACCGAGGCTGTTCGATTTCTTCTATCAGCACCGTGGTAAGAATAAACTCAACACCCTAGTTAATATTCCAGAGATGACACCGCTTGTGCATGTCTCTGGCATGCTCAGCAATGAACATCTTAAAACCGGTCTGGTTGCCCCAATCGGCTGGACACCACAAAAAGCGCTTATCTGTGTCGACCTTACGCAAGACATTACCCCGCTTTTTGAACTCTCAGCTGAAGAGATTAAAACAAGGTTGTATACACCTAGAGCAGAGCTAGAAGATGGCGAGGTGCCTATTCCGGTGAAACTAGTTCATTTAAACAAGTGCCCTATCCTTGCGCCACTTGGGGTATTAACCCCAGATGCACTAGAGCGCACACAGATAGACAAGTCCCTATGTCTGCAAAGACAAGCTCAGCTTAAACAAGACCCAGAAGTGCGTGAAAAACTGGATTTTGTGTTCAGTGAAGGACGAGAATTTGCCAAGAATCCAGATGTGGATCAACAGCTGTACGATGGGTTTTTCAGCCCTGCCGACAAAGCTCAGATGCGCATTATCCGAGATGCTAACCCTGAAGCTCTAGGCTCGCTCGATATCCAACTGGGTGACGAGCGAATTAAACCGCTACTGTTTCGCTATCGTGCACGCCACTACTTCCATACCCTAACGGACCAAGAACAAAGACAGTGGCTTGGATACTGTCGTGATAAATTCGAGCAAGAGCTACCCGACTACATGCTCAATCTGGAGCGACTCGGTGAAGAACATCAAGCCGATGAGAAGAAGATGCGGGTGCTAAAAGCCGTGTTCCAATACGTTCAACAACTTGTTTCGTAA
- the ihfA gene encoding integration host factor subunit alpha, protein MALTKADLAENLFENLGYSKRDAKETVEVFFEEIRKSLESGEQVKLSGFGNFDLRDKRERPGRNPKTGEDIPISARRVVTFRPGQKLKARVEELKKGDAS, encoded by the coding sequence ATGGCGCTCACCAAGGCCGATTTGGCGGAAAACCTGTTTGAGAATCTTGGATACAGTAAACGGGATGCCAAGGAAACCGTGGAAGTGTTTTTCGAAGAAATTCGTAAATCACTTGAAAGTGGCGAACAGGTAAAACTGTCCGGATTCGGTAATTTTGATCTGAGAGACAAGCGAGAGCGTCCTGGACGCAATCCTAAAACGGGTGAGGACATCCCGATCTCAGCACGCCGAGTTGTGACGTTTAGACCGGGCCAGAAATTAAAAGCTCGCGTTGAGGAATTGAAGAAAGGCGATGCCTCATAG
- the mobA gene encoding molybdenum cofactor guanylyltransferase MobA has product MPQPSSISWVILAGGQASRMGGNDKGLIELNGKPLVKHVLDRLSAQTAHITINANRNQDAYASFAPVISDSVADFPGPLGGIHAGLQNTDTDWVGFVPCDTPMLNQDLVERFTSSITEASDILVAHDGNFVQPVFTLYHKRVLPKLTEFLERGERKIILFYKECNVVNVDFSDSPDCFVNLNTPQELEQFGSLS; this is encoded by the coding sequence ATGCCTCAACCAAGCTCAATTAGTTGGGTAATCCTAGCGGGTGGACAAGCCAGTCGCATGGGTGGCAATGACAAAGGGCTTATCGAACTAAACGGTAAGCCACTTGTAAAACACGTACTAGACCGCTTATCTGCTCAGACAGCACACATCACCATCAACGCAAACCGCAATCAAGACGCCTATGCAAGCTTTGCACCGGTTATCTCAGACTCAGTAGCCGACTTTCCCGGCCCCCTTGGCGGCATTCATGCTGGCTTGCAGAATACCGATACCGACTGGGTCGGCTTTGTACCTTGCGACACGCCAATGCTGAACCAAGACCTAGTAGAGCGCTTTACCAGCTCTATCACTGAAGCGAGTGACATCTTGGTCGCCCATGATGGCAACTTCGTGCAGCCAGTGTTTACCCTGTATCACAAGCGCGTTCTACCTAAGTTAACTGAGTTTTTAGAGCGTGGTGAGCGTAAGATCATCCTGTTTTACAAAGAGTGTAACGTGGTCAATGTCGACTTTTCAGACTCTCCAGACTGCTTCGTGAACCTAAACACGCCTCAAGAACTTGAACAATTCGGAAGCCTCTCATGA
- a CDS encoding bifunctional molybdopterin-guanine dinucleotide biosynthesis adaptor protein MobB/molybdopterin molybdotransferase MoeA gives MIQTRLPLLGFAAYSGTGKTTLLEALLPKLTEAGLRVGMLKHAHHNFDVDKPGKDSYRLRKAGASQMLISSRNRFALMTETPEAEANFEYLLTSFDHDKLDVILVEGCKNIAFPKIELHRKELEKPWLYPFDTNIVAVASDENVDTELPQLDINDLDAISAFVLSYVENYSLAKPSLAASCDTLSPAFFSVEQGQQKILEAVNPQSLTETIAVENSYKRVLADAVHSPINVPAYTNSAMDGYAIRGDDLERDSYQVVAEVMAGYAYDKPLQKGEAVKIMTGAPTPENGDTVVMREQATQTDKTVTFGDATIKAGQNVRQAGEDLPESGLVFDANTRIYSAEMGMLASIGLGEVQVKRKLKVAIFSTGDEVQAPGSSFKANTIYDSNRYTLMGLLENLNCEILDYGILEDKHEVIVEALSKASNEADVVLTSGGVSVGDADYVKDALESLGEINFWRINMRPGRPLAFGKISNKPFFGLPGNPVAVMVSFLNFVEPALRKMQGETDWEPLKLQAVASEPLRSRIGRTEFSRGVYSKDEHGRLTVRTTGKQGSGILRSMSEANCIIEIDPAVDNVKAGESVTIVPLQGRL, from the coding sequence ATGATTCAAACTCGCCTTCCACTACTTGGATTTGCTGCCTACTCAGGCACCGGAAAAACCACCCTACTAGAAGCCCTACTACCGAAACTCACTGAAGCTGGACTTAGAGTGGGTATGCTAAAGCACGCACACCATAACTTCGATGTAGATAAGCCAGGCAAAGACAGCTACCGCCTGCGCAAAGCCGGCGCGTCACAGATGCTTATCTCATCAAGAAACCGCTTTGCGCTAATGACAGAGACGCCTGAAGCTGAGGCAAATTTCGAATATCTACTGACTAGTTTTGATCACGACAAGCTAGACGTTATCTTAGTTGAGGGCTGTAAGAACATAGCCTTTCCTAAGATAGAACTGCACCGCAAAGAGCTAGAAAAGCCGTGGCTTTACCCGTTTGATACTAATATCGTAGCGGTAGCGTCAGATGAAAATGTGGATACTGAGCTGCCTCAGCTTGATATTAATGACCTGGATGCTATCTCAGCATTCGTACTTAGCTATGTGGAAAACTACTCGCTTGCTAAGCCATCTTTGGCGGCAAGCTGCGACACCCTATCACCAGCTTTCTTCTCGGTAGAACAAGGACAACAGAAGATCCTAGAAGCGGTAAACCCGCAATCTCTAACCGAAACCATTGCAGTAGAAAATAGCTATAAACGCGTTCTAGCAGACGCTGTGCACTCACCAATTAATGTTCCGGCTTACACCAACTCGGCAATGGATGGCTACGCTATCCGTGGTGATGACCTTGAGCGTGATAGCTATCAAGTGGTGGCTGAGGTAATGGCTGGCTATGCCTACGACAAACCTCTACAAAAAGGTGAAGCGGTTAAGATCATGACTGGTGCGCCAACCCCAGAGAATGGCGATACAGTAGTAATGCGAGAACAAGCAACCCAAACTGATAAAACCGTTACCTTTGGCGATGCCACAATCAAGGCTGGTCAAAATGTGCGTCAGGCAGGTGAAGACTTGCCCGAGTCTGGCCTAGTGTTTGATGCCAACACCCGTATCTATTCCGCTGAGATGGGTATGCTAGCGTCCATTGGACTCGGCGAGGTACAGGTTAAACGCAAGCTCAAGGTTGCCATTTTCTCTACTGGTGATGAGGTGCAAGCCCCTGGCTCTAGCTTTAAAGCCAATACCATTTATGATTCCAACCGCTATACCCTGATGGGGCTTTTGGAGAATCTAAACTGTGAGATCTTGGATTACGGGATCCTTGAAGACAAGCACGAGGTGATTGTAGAGGCACTATCAAAAGCTTCAAATGAGGCGGACGTGGTACTGACCTCGGGGGGCGTCTCTGTAGGTGATGCGGATTACGTGAAGGATGCCCTAGAGTCTCTAGGAGAAATCAACTTCTGGCGTATTAATATGCGTCCAGGTCGCCCTCTGGCGTTTGGTAAAATCAGTAACAAGCCTTTCTTTGGTCTTCCAGGAAATCCAGTAGCGGTAATGGTCTCATTCCTTAACTTCGTTGAACCAGCACTGCGCAAGATGCAAGGAGAAACGGATTGGGAGCCACTTAAACTACAAGCCGTGGCTAGCGAGCCACTTCGTTCTCGTATCGGCCGCACTGAGTTTAGCCGAGGCGTATACAGCAAGGATGAGCATGGCCGTTTAACGGTTCGCACAACGGGCAAGCAAGGCTCTGGCATCCTGCGCTCTATGAGTGAAGCGAACTGCATTATCGAAATCGACCCAGCGGTTGATAATGTTAAGGCTGGTGAGTCAGTGACCATAGTGCCACTTCAGGGCCGACTTTGA
- a CDS encoding CidB/LrgB family autolysis modulator, which translates to MSWLLLTIVAYFVARAISSKLRHPLANPLLICLFIIIPFLLFFKVPYQTYFEGNSVLQMLLQPAVVALAYPLYEQLGEIRAKWKLILTTCIIGSVGSMLTAGLLAVCLGAESTLIASIMGKSVTTAIAMQISAELGGEPAIAAILVLLAGLCGALFAYPIYKMLNIQHPIAKGLTLGTVSHALGTATAFEHSRRDAAFSSLALVLCGVITSIFAPMVMGLMLSLM; encoded by the coding sequence ATGAGTTGGCTGCTTCTTACCATAGTGGCCTACTTTGTGGCCCGCGCTATATCATCAAAGTTGCGTCATCCACTGGCAAATCCTCTGCTGATCTGTTTGTTTATCATTATCCCGTTCTTATTGTTTTTTAAAGTGCCATATCAGACCTACTTTGAGGGAAACAGTGTGTTGCAAATGCTACTTCAACCTGCGGTAGTGGCACTTGCATACCCGTTGTATGAGCAGTTGGGGGAGATCCGCGCTAAGTGGAAACTGATACTCACCACCTGCATCATAGGTTCGGTCGGTTCCATGCTCACCGCAGGCCTACTGGCAGTATGTCTTGGCGCAGAATCGACACTTATTGCCAGCATCATGGGTAAATCTGTCACAACCGCTATCGCGATGCAGATCTCAGCAGAACTCGGAGGAGAGCCAGCAATTGCAGCCATACTAGTGTTGCTAGCCGGTCTATGCGGCGCTTTGTTCGCTTACCCTATCTATAAAATGCTCAACATCCAGCACCCTATCGCTAAAGGATTAACACTTGGCACCGTCAGCCATGCCCTAGGAACAGCGACTGCGTTTGAACACAGTCGACGAGATGCCGCCTTTAGCTCGCTCGCCTTAGTACTGTGCGGTGTTATCACCTCGATCTTTGCTCCTATGGTCATGGGATTAATGCTGTCGCTTATGTGA
- the cdd gene encoding cytidine deaminase, whose protein sequence is MTSRFHDIYETLPTELVDSFKAIFDEPDFKGVVTEAQFKTLQQASALDEQELKLALLPFAAAYSVAPISNFNVGAIVKGNSNTLYFGANLEFAGAQLGQTVHAEQSAISHAWMKGETGILDITINFSPCGHCRQFMNELSTADKLQVQLPERDEMSLQAYLPESFGPKDLGIESGLMSPVDHGFSSEESDELVNVALGALNKSHAPYTKDHSGIAIKAKSGEIVSGSYAENAAFNPSLPPLQVALVHLQMSGISFNDIEEVALAEMEQGSISHLADTQATLEAIDPDIPIRYIAINE, encoded by the coding sequence ATGACCTCTCGATTTCATGATATCTATGAAACCCTGCCAACCGAGTTGGTAGATTCATTTAAAGCCATCTTCGATGAGCCAGACTTCAAAGGTGTTGTCACTGAAGCGCAATTCAAAACCCTACAACAAGCATCGGCGCTAGACGAACAAGAGCTCAAATTGGCATTACTGCCATTTGCCGCAGCCTACTCTGTCGCCCCTATCTCGAACTTCAATGTCGGCGCTATCGTAAAAGGCAACTCCAACACCCTATATTTCGGTGCCAACCTAGAGTTTGCCGGCGCTCAATTGGGTCAAACCGTGCACGCAGAGCAGTCAGCGATAAGCCACGCTTGGATGAAGGGTGAAACGGGCATCCTAGATATCACTATCAATTTCAGTCCTTGTGGTCATTGCCGTCAGTTTATGAACGAGCTTTCCACTGCAGACAAGCTTCAGGTTCAGCTACCTGAGCGTGATGAGATGTCTCTTCAGGCTTACCTGCCAGAATCCTTTGGGCCAAAAGATTTAGGCATCGAAAGCGGTCTGATGAGCCCTGTGGACCATGGCTTTAGCTCTGAAGAGAGTGATGAGCTTGTGAACGTTGCTCTAGGTGCTCTCAATAAGAGCCATGCGCCTTACACTAAAGATCACAGCGGCATTGCCATTAAGGCGAAGAGCGGCGAAATAGTCAGCGGCAGCTATGCAGAGAACGCAGCTTTTAATCCTAGCCTGCCTCCACTGCAGGTTGCACTGGTGCATCTGCAGATGTCAGGTATCTCATTTAATGACATTGAAGAGGTCGCACTGGCGGAGATGGAGCAAGGTTCAATCTCTCACCTCGCCGATACTCAAGCGACGCTAGAGGCTATCGATCCGGACATTCCAATTCGCTACATTGCCATCAACGAATAA
- the pheT gene encoding phenylalanine--tRNA ligase subunit beta → MKFSESWLREWVNPAVTTDELTHQITMAGLEVDDVLPVAGEFTGVKVGKVVECGQHPDADKLRVTKVDVGAEELLDIVCGASNCREGLIVAVATVGAVLPGNFKIKKAKLRGQPSHGMLCSFTELGIDVESDGIMELPETAVIGTDFREYLSLNDVTVDVDLTANRADCFSIRGLAREVGVLNREAVTEPAANAVTETITDTVAVDIQASVACPRYLGRVIKNVNVKASTPIWMQEKLRRCGIRSIDPVVDITNYVMLEQGQPMHAFDLSKIEGGIVVRMAEQDEKLTLLDGNEAKLNANTLVIADHNKALAIAGVFGGEDSGVTTETTDVLLESAFFAPDFIRGRARSYGLHTDSSMRFERGVDFALQHKAMERATELLVEICGGDVAPINGQEFADNLPSQNKVELRRTKLDRLLGYAIPDADVVEILERLGCDVETNDNGWSAVSPSWRFDIAIEEDLVEEVGRIFGYNNIPNQAPIASLTMNDHQEAAQPLKRVRDLLVDRGYHEAVTYSFVEPEQQKLIVPDVEPLILPFPISAEMSAMRLQLLQGLLNTVVYNQKRQQPRVRLFESGLRFIPEVGAENGMRQEMMLAGVISGSRSEEHWDIETNTVDFFDLKGDLEAILELTCNEKAYSFAATKHPALHPGQAAAIIVDGKEVGVIGTVHPELERKFGLNGRTIVFEIEWSAIDTRVLPEAVAVSKFPANRRDIALVVDESVASGDVVAACAANGGELLTDAKLFDVYQGKGVEEGKKSLAIALTLQSVERTLEEADIASAVDAVVTAVAEKFDATLRD, encoded by the coding sequence ATGAAATTCAGCGAATCTTGGCTTCGTGAGTGGGTAAACCCTGCGGTTACTACTGACGAACTAACACACCAAATCACTATGGCTGGCCTAGAGGTAGACGACGTTCTTCCTGTAGCAGGCGAGTTTACCGGCGTTAAGGTTGGTAAAGTTGTTGAATGTGGCCAACACCCAGATGCAGACAAACTTCGCGTAACCAAAGTAGATGTTGGTGCAGAAGAACTTCTAGACATCGTTTGTGGTGCATCAAACTGCCGTGAAGGCCTTATCGTTGCAGTTGCAACTGTAGGTGCTGTTCTTCCTGGCAACTTTAAGATCAAGAAAGCGAAACTTCGCGGTCAACCTTCTCACGGCATGCTTTGCTCATTCACTGAACTAGGTATCGACGTTGAGTCTGACGGCATCATGGAGCTTCCAGAGACGGCGGTAATCGGCACTGACTTCCGTGAGTATCTGTCTCTAAACGACGTAACTGTAGACGTTGACCTAACAGCAAACCGCGCTGACTGCTTCAGCATCCGTGGTCTTGCTCGTGAAGTTGGCGTACTAAACCGCGAAGCGGTAACTGAGCCGGCAGCAAACGCAGTAACAGAAACCATTACTGACACTGTAGCGGTTGATATCCAAGCGTCTGTTGCTTGTCCACGTTACCTTGGCCGTGTGATTAAGAACGTAAACGTTAAAGCAAGCACACCAATTTGGATGCAAGAGAAGCTACGTCGTTGTGGCATCCGCTCTATCGACCCGGTAGTAGATATCACTAACTACGTGATGCTAGAGCAGGGCCAACCAATGCACGCATTCGATCTGAGCAAGATTGAAGGTGGCATCGTGGTTCGTATGGCTGAGCAAGACGAGAAGCTAACCCTTCTTGATGGTAACGAAGCGAAACTGAACGCAAACACGCTAGTTATCGCAGACCATAACAAAGCGCTTGCAATCGCAGGTGTATTCGGTGGCGAAGACTCAGGCGTAACCACTGAGACCACAGACGTGCTTCTTGAGAGTGCATTCTTTGCACCAGACTTCATCCGTGGCCGTGCACGTTCTTACGGTCTGCACACTGACTCTTCAATGCGTTTTGAGCGTGGTGTTGACTTTGCACTGCAGCACAAAGCAATGGAGCGCGCGACTGAGCTTCTAGTTGAGATCTGTGGCGGTGACGTTGCACCTATCAATGGTCAAGAGTTTGCTGACAACCTACCAAGCCAAAACAAGGTAGAGCTTCGTCGCACTAAGCTTGACCGCCTACTAGGTTACGCTATCCCAGATGCAGACGTAGTTGAGATCCTTGAGCGCCTTGGCTGCGACGTTGAAACTAACGACAACGGCTGGAGCGCAGTATCTCCATCATGGCGTTTCGATATCGCTATCGAAGAAGACCTAGTGGAAGAGGTTGGCCGTATCTTCGGTTACAACAACATCCCTAACCAAGCGCCAATCGCATCACTTACTATGAACGACCACCAAGAAGCGGCTCAGCCACTTAAACGTGTTCGTGACCTACTTGTTGACCGTGGTTACCACGAGGCCGTGACTTACAGCTTCGTTGAGCCTGAGCAACAAAAACTGATCGTGCCAGACGTTGAGCCATTGATCCTGCCTTTCCCAATCTCTGCGGAAATGTCAGCAATGCGTCTTCAGCTTCTACAAGGCCTGCTAAACACGGTTGTTTACAACCAGAAGCGTCAGCAGCCTCGCGTTCGTCTATTCGAATCTGGCCTGCGTTTCATCCCTGAGGTTGGTGCTGAGAACGGCATGCGTCAAGAGATGATGCTAGCGGGCGTAATCTCAGGTAGCCGTAGCGAAGAGCACTGGGACATCGAAACCAACACTGTTGATTTCTTTGATCTGAAAGGTGACCTAGAAGCGATCCTTGAGCTGACTTGCAACGAGAAAGCGTACAGCTTCGCAGCAACTAAGCACCCAGCACTTCACCCAGGCCAAGCGGCAGCTATCATCGTTGATGGCAAAGAGGTAGGTGTTATCGGTACTGTTCACCCTGAGCTTGAGCGCAAGTTTGGTCTAAACGGCCGTACTATCGTGTTCGAGATCGAGTGGTCAGCAATCGATACTCGCGTGCTTCCAGAAGCAGTAGCGGTTTCTAAGTTCCCTGCAAACCGTCGTGACATCGCTCTAGTAGTTGATGAAAGCGTAGCTTCAGGTGACGTAGTAGCGGCGTGTGCAGCTAACGGTGGCGAGCTTCTGACAGACGCTAAGCTATTTGACGTGTACCAAGGTAAAGGCGTTGAGGAAGGTAAGAAGAGCCTTGCTATTGCTCTGACTCTGCAATCTGTAGAGCGCACTCTTGAAGAAGCAGATATTGCAAGCGCGGTTGATGCGGTTGTAACGGCTGTAGCTGAGAAGTTTGACGCAACTCTGCGTGACTAA
- a CDS encoding CidA/LrgA family protein codes for MQKALYYILSAALICLALLAGNFLQVHLSLAIPGSVLGLIILFLGLVSGLVKPHWVQPSASLLIKYMIILFIPISVGLMNHYHLLLDNALAIIVSVVLGSLFVLCVLSLALDKLLGESKK; via the coding sequence ATGCAAAAAGCCCTTTACTATATCTTAAGCGCCGCGCTCATCTGCCTTGCTCTGCTGGCCGGTAACTTTCTTCAGGTTCATCTGTCTCTGGCGATCCCGGGCAGTGTACTGGGGCTTATTATTCTGTTTTTGGGTTTGGTTAGCGGGCTTGTAAAACCGCACTGGGTACAACCGAGCGCTTCGCTGCTGATCAAATATATGATCATCTTGTTTATCCCAATCAGTGTCGGCTTGATGAACCACTATCATCTTCTGCTCGACAATGCGCTGGCGATTATCGTTAGTGTGGTTTTGGGAAGCTTATTTGTACTCTGCGTGCTCTCTTTAGCACTGGATAAACTTTTGGGAGAGAGTAAAAAATGA